The window TGTCTGCCGTCACAAGCCACTTTCATTTGGTGACTCTGCACTAGAAGACTGTTTGATTTGTCAATGTTTCTTCAGGCACACACAGCATAAATCATGTTTCCTTCTGGCTAAAAAGAGGGTTTTAACACAAAAATtagtaaaaccaaaaaaaataataattagatttgAAGTGTTCGTGAACTTCTTGAAAGGAAAATCTATTCACGTCAGCATTCAAAACAAGCCTTTTGGGCCGACCACATCTTTTATTACAGACAGTTTTTATGAAGGATAATGAAATATATCTAAGCTCTCTGCTTGCACGACAAGAACATATTCATTCTGAGGATCCAGCTCATGCATCCCCGCATGGCTCCAGGAGCAATGTTCACTTCACAAGCAACGGTAACCATATTATATACAAAAACGACCAAACAAAAATAGCAAGCAATTCATTTTCTCCTATTCCAAACGGAACCAATCCAATCCACAAACCAATCAAGCAGGCTGTAGTATAGTCGCAATGCATCGTCACACAGATGCTAAATTCGTAGATATGAAGGCAAAATATTATACATTGACCTTGATAGTTGAAAATAACCAAATCCAATCCTAGTTACAAACCTGCAAGTCTTCAGCCCTTCTCCTCTTAATCCTCGTCTAGATCATCGAACACTGATCATCAAACCATAGAGAATAAAAAGAGTCGAGAGCGCTTGTATGGTCAAAAGGGTAGTGGAGTAACCAACTCATTTACCAAGCCCACACGGCAAAGAAAAATACCAACCACCCATGACCAATTGCTCTCCTCTCGGCCGAGATTCCACAACAAGCAACTACTGTGATATGAATGAGACTAATAAACTGTCACGAACTAATCAGAATATCTAATTCAAAAGAAGAGCTTCATTGCTCAAGAATACAAGAATAATtagagtaaataaaataaaaacattgaataAGAAAACAGAGAGCCATGTGGCTGGGCTATTAAAAATGGTTTTCTTTCAGTCCTCACCTCACGCAGCTCGAGAAAGCACGAGTCTATTCTCTCTTCGTCATCAAATTCTGTTCTGCTTGCCTTCaagaaaaacatacaaaatCACCAATAGATAACATATGACggattgaaaaaaagagaaataaaaaagggagATTACCCTTTTTCtcttgttactttttttttattgcactgGAGTAAAGATCCCCTTTTCTgtgagaacttgaagaagattACAAGAGAACCGACAATGGATgggaacaaaatataaaatcaattgaacCTCATctgatatatatacatatatatataaacactatACTCTAAATAAGGAGCTTAGAAACAGGGAGaggattaacaaaaaaaactcaggaAATTATGTCATTTGTATTAGCCATTCTTCTTACAGTAAAGAGTTTTATTATATTAGTAGTAAAATCACACCCTTACACAAAAAGTAGAAGGGGTTTTGGTTTGATCGGTTAAAACATATAGGATCATATAATCTGTTCttcaatgtcaaaaaaaaaaaaaggaaaaaaagggagGGGGGTCAAAATTTCAAGGCTCATCTTCGATAACAGAGGCCAAACCGGTCACCATCTTAATCCCAATTTGTAAACTTTTGGGCTTAACATCAGGTGGCTTCCATTCTTTCACCGCTATAACCTCCTCTTCTGCTACGGAACCTTCAGATGACAAAGCAAACACAGACTCGCCCATCTCAGCATCATCCTCCACTGAATTCTTCTCTTGGCAACTCCGTTCAATCTCCGCAATCCCATTTTGAACCAAAGTTTGCTCCTTTTCCGGTTTAGGATATGTTTCTTTTGAGCTAAGAGGAGGTGTGGTTCGCGGGTGAGGAGAAAGCCACTTAGCTTTGATGTACTCAGCTTTTCTCCATGGCGGAATGGGCATGCCCTTCTTCTTAAGGCTCTGCTTTGCTGCATCCGATACAATGGCAATAATCTTCTGGAGACGATCAGCTTTACCTACGAAAATGTAAGGTAGCGTTTGGAGAAGAGATTTGTAAGTCTTGGTTGATCGAGCTATCTCAAATTCTGATCTGAAATCAACGTCGATTAGCAGCCTCTCGCCTGCGATGATCACATCTATGTATTCATATTCCCCTGTATTCGAAACAAACTATACATTATTTCCCATAATTGATTGCATGTAGGTGTTCTGATCACAATTCACATTGAAATGTAATCACAGCTCTTCTTCCCCGTATTCTCCCAGCAAATAAGGGATTTAAAATTTTCCGCTCATTGTCTGATGAACCAAACAGAAAATGAAGATATTCCTAAACTAGTGAGAATTTTGGGTTCAATGATTTTACTTGTTTCcgaaatatgatataaaaatggttctttttctttctggGTTTTAGTTAATTATCCTTTTCCAGGAACCAAACAGAATATAAAAGGATATTTTGCGCAATTTAGGAAACAGACACAAACACGGTTTATccatttgagagagagaaagtacCGGCGGGATAGGAGGGGGCTTTTTCCCAGCGAGATTTGCAGATAGAAGCGTCATATCCAAGACCCAACAGACCATCAACAACGATCTTCCTCCAAACATCATCTTTTCGCTTACACATCTTGTTCTTATCAACAACCCTCGCTGTATCCGCCAGCAAATTCCTCTCACAAACACTTGCACACAGCACCAAACTCTGCCCATAAAAACCCTATCACTTGCACAAttccaaaaccaaaaacaagaagaaaaaaattcaattccaaCGCAATTGATTTAATTACCTTTAGAATTTCAATTGCTTCAACAGAGGAGGAAAGATTAGAATCGCCAAAACCACCAAACGAGTCAAATTCATCTTCAGAACTGTCGTTACAATTTCCGTTGAAGCAGTTGCAGCGATTACGGTTACACCTAACTGATGGTTGCTTCTCGTTGCTATCCTCGATGAAGTTCTGCACCATTTTCGCCAAGCACACAGAACTCGGCTCGAACTCGTTACAGCCGTCCTTCAAATGCGACTCCTCGATGGCACCGACCTTTTCAGCAGCTGAATTTCTCAGGAACTGCCTCTCAAACAGTCGCTTCAATCGTGATTTCCCCACCGGCTTTACTGACTCCAACTGGTGAGCCACTGGTTCATCGAGTGTTTGATAATCGATCGGCTGAATCTTCATTGGAAAAGGCATGATCGCAGTGATCAACAAcaccagaagaaaaaaaaaaaaaactcctcaaTCCAATCAAATTCTCTCCTCCattattgaattattaatttCTGCCAACAGAGTGCACAGAAACCtcgaaaaaaaaacctaaaatatctTCGCTCTCAAGACAGAGTGAGAAACGAAGAAATTCAAGagaaatccttaaaaaaaagttagttgAACTGTAAAACTCTCTACTCTACACATCGATTAAATGAAGCAGCAGAAGCATTGATTACTCCACACAGAATAAGATCAGCAGATCAAAACGACACAGAAACCCAGGAATTTGCTGCGTTTACCaacttttttctaatttggaGGGACTCTAAAGTGTTGAGACCTCCTCCAGAGATTCTAATTATTACAAAGCAATAGTATTATATTTGACTCTGATTTGCGAGACAAAGCATGGAATAACTTCTAAACTCTGCTAAGTACAAGTcgcttttgttttggatttctagaaaaaaactGTTAAAGTTCCCGAAATACTCGACGGCAAGATAACGTCACCCTTTCACTTTGGAAATTGAACAAACGCCTACAATCAGTAGCCGAATCCTCCATTTACCGGTTAATAGATTCAACTTGCCGGCGAAAAGATGACCTCCGGCGACAAGACCTAAACCatacacaaaaagaaaagagagcgATGGAAATGAGAGCTTTCAGTTGTGTGGTGATCTTGATTTGGCGAGAGAGAGGATAAAGAGCAGAGGCCAGGAGCGTGTGTTTTAAAGAGGAAGGATTGCTGACTGGGATTGATCTGCCACGTGCGTTCCTACATGGCATTTAAATGTAATCTGCATGGAAAGAATCACTGCAGGTTGTGCTTTTTAAACAACAGCACGTTCTGGGCTTTGTAATTATAGACGGGTCACATTGTTTTAGTTTCCTAAGATGTCCCTGTTCTTTTTCTGAAAGGACAAATTTGGTACCTTAGGGTGGTTCCCTTCTCGTGGATATGGAGGTCTTTTGGGAATAGACTGATCCTCATGGTGGCAGTGGGTGAAACTACCATCTTGGCTTAATTCACCGTGTCAATTTTTTGGTTTGACGAAAATGACctttataaattgatgttttggaATCTACTGGAGGACGGTATTTAGACGAGGTGGCTAGTGGACAGAAGGGCTCAGTGGTCATTAGATTATTTGTAGTTACTTTCTTGgttggttgagtgttcattatTCGAAATTGCTTGTGGCTGTGGTGAAACCGAATACCGGTCGTTGGGTACTTGATTGACTAAAATGCCCCGAAGTAGAAAGGAACCAAGGCCAAAAATTTAAGAGCAGGAAACTAAAAGACAAGTTGATATTATAGTCATTTCATGCACGCAAAATACACGATACGGTTATTTGGTTAAAACATCAGGTGTGGAGATTTCGATGACGTGATTCGTGGGGAACAGAATTAATGTTACTGTTGAGTAATTACGGTTACGATGATGTTTGGATTGGACCGTGGGTTAATCTTGTAATATCGGAAAGACAGGGTTAATGGGATGTCGTTTAGCAAGAGAACCGGGAGGGAGGGGGGGTGTTTTAGCAAGTTAATCTTGTAATACACGATAGAGGTTCATTGGGTAAATTATTTGGTAATGAATGGTATTGtggtattaattatttttaaaatattttttatcctgaaacatattaaaataatattttttttatttaatatttatttttaatattataatatcaaaataattcaaaaacacttcaaaaattatttttaagtaaaaaaaattattatttttgaaaaaatagtttCTATCGTAAAAACAAACGGTTCCACTGAGTTTTCTATCCTGAATGTCGGTCTGGCAGCCATAACACTAATTGGGTTTGTAGTTGATAGATAATTTTGTACAAAGGACAGATGGAATTATATTATCTTTCTAATCAtgaattttatgataatttaaattaagttgtttAGCAAACATGCATAAAAGAAGTAAATCAAAttcatctcttgattttttttagtttttattaactgtttttttaataaatatagataattatcaatttatttaaatatatatatgcaagagtttttttatttacactttGAATTTTTAGCTTTCTTAAATTGAACAAAGTCAACAGACTAAGAACTTCAGTTTATCATGGACTTTAGGTGTTAAACAAGACAACTCAAAGATTGGAGCTCTCCAACAGACATATATTTTGGTTGGTTTCTCTCTAGCGGACACATAGTTTCCTTTCATGATTGTATCTCTTTATTTAGAATTTGTCTATAGCTAATGTATTGTCACCCTTATCAGTTCTTTCCTTGTATTTAAAACTTTATCatatagattttataattatatgaatGAAACATGTAGATACTAGTGTAGGCATCAATTGCTACATTGTGTTCATACAATCTTcaggatgaaaagttatgggcAGATCAACTGGCTGTAGTCGGGTAACCTATAAAGGATGATGACTTAATTCATCATGTTTTTAGTGGTTTGAATTCCTCGTattcatcctctctctctctctctatgtgtataatatatatatatatatatataagtgctATTGCATGCCAAATCAATGAGTTTTGATGATCTTTCCTCTGAGCTATTGTCCCATGAGATTTAATTTGAAAGCCAATGACTTGTGCATGTCCTGTAGTTGCGCtataagagtattttttttataatggctCGTCATctttaggagaaaaaaaaaacagaataaacaTTTTCAACCTAGTTTTTAACAAGAATTAAATATTCTTATTGCCTCCTCATAGTTTGATGTTCTTGATTTTTAACGGTTTTGACTTGTAATGAACCTCATTATCCTTCACTATTAGTTACAACAATTAATATTAGGACACAAAGATTACCGATGGTTTTGGTTGGAGGTTGTACAAGATGTATATTGAAGCTCACTAATTTTTAATGGTTAGTTGTTAAATAATCATAGCTGgaaaatgttataaaattagACGTGCCCGTGTAAGGGAGAAGAGGAGGTTCTCTCTTGAAAAAGATGTCTCATTAATAATGTGTTATTTGTATCTATGTCAATTGTTGTTATCGGAAATCCTAATAGTAAAATTCTTAATGAAGCAACTTGCATAAAAATATTGAGTTAAGGATCTAGAATAGTGTTGCTCACACAAAGATATTGTGTTAGAAATTCATCATAAGATGACCCACACAGAGATGCTAGGGATCTATGATAGAATAAactacatataaaaattatttgtggtgGATGACCCTTTTCGATGGAGGTCTAAACTCAAGAAAGAGTTTCTTCTAACTTGAAAACTCTAatgcatgagtttttttttatatgaaaatgagTATTTTCcttagttaatttatattttcctaattttacttttctttttagtattattatgtttttacagtttttttcttatcttaagGAATagcttttctaatttattttttctattcagtattattagagttttttttttttatatatatataaagagttgTGATAACTTTTTGATAAGTGaagattttaatgaattaaaattaaatattttaaatgtctttttataattataatagttttgTCCTGTAACAAGTATCATTATTCTACTCCCGTGTGCATCACATTGCAATATATTAGCTTAGCAAAATTGAACTGAAATTCAAGTCCTCTTATGCTAAATTGCGACTGTAAGATGTAATAACCATATAATTCTATATGCTACAATTCATTTCAAAGTCCAATTCCACTCTGTCAAAGAACCCCTTTCTTATTCCGAAATACTAATTAAGGGTTTTGTTCagaataattaagattttacaaaaataattgtaattgtaagACAATAAggaatttaaaaggaaaaatcaacaaaataattaattaagctttCGTCTTACCAAATTCATTCAACTTTTCGACATTCAGATTCACACCATCAATATTATAACATACATTTGATTATATATTCGAAGTAATTTTGGGTTTGTTTCGGTCAaaattgaaggttttttttactttagaaagataataaattttttcCATATCAAtcgaagaaaaaagaagagaaaacttACTTTAGAAAGATAGAGATAAGAAAACGAGGAGGGAAATGATGATTGATTGTATAtggaaatattttaatattttaatattttattttaactttattaTGTAAggtgtaataaataaataaaaattcgaTTATAAAAATTCGTGTGCTCAACACACTACAATATTTTTCAGTAATTTATCCagataaatattatgattttgtttctctttaatttatctCATAATTGATATCAAGTAATTTATTCTAAAACAAATTGATTTCGCAGTTGtttgatattgaattttaacttgtttctttattgttttaaaattttttaatatttttaaattattttgatatattgatattaaaaataaatttaaaaaataaaaaaaattattattctgatttatttttgagcaaaaaaaatttaaatatcaattattatcgtacttttaaataaaaaaaaaaactttgcgGACCTCTCCTCTATAATATCATTGCCTCATAAGATCTAGTTATTCAAAAATGTATACATATATGATTATCCTAGTTGTATTTTCCTcctcttaaaaaagaaagtagTCTACGTACATTATTTTCATGATGagttctatttataaaaaaataaaaaggaaaaaatggaacactaaatatatatctaattaaaagaaactaaattgTGTGGCATTTCCACGGTAGTATTTTTTACCATTTAAGTCTCTTACAAgtcattataaattaaaaaaatgattttttctcaaattttttgTTGGCTAGATTTGTTTTACATAATTGGGTTTTTAATCCCAAATTAACATAGAATTGCACATTTCTTTGGAATAAATTGTCAGATTAAAAGCCGGAGATCTAAGCATGCGGATTAGGCTGGCAACCCACGTGCCAAaacttccttttattttaaatgcttATTACTAAGTATTTGAGAGtatgataatgattattttttaaaatattttttattttaaaatatattaaaataattttttattttaaaaaattatttttaatatcagtatatcaaaatgatctaaaaatattaaaaatatattaaattaaagtaaaataaaatattttctatttatagtgTTAAACTCAAGtgcgtgatttttttttaatctttctagAAAATACATCATATTTTCTCACgctataaattgttttttgctcGACAGCCGGCGTAACACGTTACAATGAACTAATACTTTCTGTTAAAGATCATAATAAAAGGGCACTTTTGATAATGACGTTTGGAATTTCAATCTATCTTTTCAGAGAAGTGCAAGACAAGCTTATTATCCCATCGTAGATAAATTAATCACGTGCCCAGGacaggtttatttttttcaatgcaaaaaaaaaaaaaaaactgcaggAGTTGGCAAAGCACTTTTCAGCGACGAGagaaattttaattcttatctAAAAAGATTACATacgtgtttaataaaaataaatctaaataatatgtgataataatattaaaatttattacaatgttaattaaaaattaagtaggtaaattgatacaaaaatatatattaagacaTTTTATTATGTATAGTAACACGGGCAGCTcttcaaatctttttatttaatcatgcagcaataaaaaaatttcttataagaAAAGTAATATATAGTATAATTCatgcttttcttgtttttattatatatatatatatatatatatatatatatatatatatatatatattctcccGACAATATTGGGGTCAAAAACATGGAAATGGAACCCGTTTTGTCTAATAAAAGCCATCAACACCAAATTATACTTTTTGAATCCACTATTTTCTCTCTTATCTGTCATTTTCTGGcatggctctctctctctctctcctgtcGTAAACTCAATGTTGTTATTTACTCACGcttcaaatatctttttaattttaatattatttcggACATATttcatgcttttctttttagtttttacaacCAAATAACCCTTGACGGGCTTCCTGTGTAGCCCCTTTCAGACGAAAATGCTTCGACGTACGTTGTCGCTATTTGCTTATTCTTTTCTTGCATGTCACGATTTACCTTGTGTAAAAGAGAAGGTAACAAACTTTGTGATAAAATGAAGACAACATTTTCCCATTATTAACAGGgacagtttattttttaatgcattttgttAATAAACTATAACTCAATTAGTGTTAATATATATCCCTTCTCCATCCAAAAATCGAACCTCTAATTATTTGTAAGAAGAAATCAAACTGTTCTTCCATTTAACGCATGCATTCATCCCATAAAAGGAATTAGGGTCGTGGGCTTGTTCGTGtttgatattaatttcttgTGGGAAGTTCAGTATCATTCTCTACAAAACAATGGATGGAGTAACGTTTAATTGATCTAGTCTCTAGCTTTAATATATCTTATAGTATGTTTGAAGAAAGCATGATGATAGAGAGGACAGGTAATCTTTTACATTTGTCTGTATCGACCGATCTTTGATATGATTGTGATATTGGCTCATCGATCTGCCCTGCATCTCCTGATACCTGGATCGAGATGGCCATATATAGTTCTCCGgatatcaaaacaaaagagTACTCGCCACATGCATACTCGTGGCTGAGGAATTCACAGCACTACTCCATGTGTGTGGATGTTGGCCGCACATCTCCCTCGACATCGATTTTCGATGAAGCAAGACTTCACATTTTACATGGGACAGAGCAAAGAATCCTATGTGCAAGTAATTATGATGGtggatataatttttatttgttttttaaaaattattaatttaaattttataaattttaaaattattaaaaatttatataattattaattttaaaatctagatcgagaaattaattatcaaaatgcATCTAAGCTGATTCAGACACCcacaactaacaaaaaaaaaaaaaaagttattaaactggCCTCCTCCATTCCCAGGAAATCTCCTTGAGtttgtaagaaattaattatttataaatgtagTGTGGATTGTTAAGACTCTATCAGAGAATAATTCTGTTTTAATgtgtaaaatttaattaaaaaatatccttataccttcaataataatatatataaaaaaactagccATCTCATGTACTTGAAGGTTATTGTCATGTAACCTCGTATGGTgtcattttcatatatatttatttccaCGATTATGGTTTAGATTTTGTTTGTTGGCATTACAAGAGTAGGGAGATGCATTCTTCTCTCATAGTCACTTTTTAcctttttaataacaataacaataataataataataatagaaagaaagaacttCTAAATAATGTCtattttatgtgtttgttaTTTAGGTgtgatgttaatttttattttattttattttacaaaaacacatgaggaaaaataaaaaatattaattttatatttttttcaaataagatatttttataaaataaaaaatattacacacTCAAATTGGACTCAATAGTTGATGTGGGCTCCAACAATGGAAGGACAACCGAGTGATTGAATTGGACCCCAGAGAGACAGTAGTTCACATCTACGTGGTCCACACAGAATGATTCTCTCTGCACAAGAAAACCCATTTACTTTATTGCTACACAAGAAAGACTACCTGTACTTGAGTTTGTTTGTCAAAGACGGGGCAAGAATTTAGATGGGCCCATGAATAATTGGTTCCGTCTGATGAGTctatgaattaatattttacatcaGCACCGCTCATTTGAGGCCAGACTTTGTAGATTTGATCAGTTGTGGGCCCTTCTCAACTGTATAATGAGGTTGTAGTTTAGATGAGTtgtcaaatatatattatgggATCGTACCAGGTACAGTAACTGAGAAAATTGCAATTCTGTGCTCTCTTCCTtcctttctagtttttttgCTCCCCGTTACCTTTTGGTGGTACGGTCGTAACATCGTAACGAAGATTTAGGTAATGATGGGTATTACGTAGGTggttagtttttgaaaaaaaaatttaatatattaaaataattttttaatttttaaaatttatttttaatatatacatattaaaaaaattaaaattttttatttttttaagtattgtgtcacttcaaaaacaaatattatttagattatgtttgtttttattttttaaaagcgtttttaaaaaaattaaaaattttatatttttttctctactttaaattaatttattaatttatttattattttaatatgctaatattaaaaataatttttttaaaaaatatattatttgatgaatttcAGAGCAGAAGATATTCTATAGAACAACCACATTCACATTTTCAAACTCCCTCTTGGTGTGTTTCGTGTAGTTTTTAATGTTATTGTATAGAAaaggtaaatttaaaaaatatttttagttatgatttttaaaatgtaaatttgaataaatatatattttcttaaaattttagttaaaattgttATAAGATTAATTCTTgtttgcaaaataaataaaaaataagattttataaataaaaatatattattttaacctttataaaaccaaaattttaaacaGAATTATAAGTCAATGCAAAAACCGaaactatttaattaatcaaccaATTAATTCTatagttaaacaaaaaaacaaaaactaacatAACAACAAACTGTCATAGAGAGGAAAAATATCGCAGGAGAGGGTGGAAAAACATAGGCTAGCCTTTAGACTTTATTCGAACCACATCTTTTTTCTGCCCTTTAGTAGTATATGCGATttaaaatgttatatatatatatatatatatatatatatatatatatatatattaaaataatattttttatttttaaaataattatttttaatattagtatattaaaaaaaatttaaaataaaaaataaaaaaaattattctgatCTTATTacatattttcataaaactcattttaaaaGCATGGTATGAGCCCTGGAGTTCATCTCAAAGGCCGAAAAGCTCGTGTT is drawn from Populus nigra chromosome 5, ddPopNigr1.1, whole genome shotgun sequence and contains these coding sequences:
- the LOC133694780 gene encoding uncharacterized protein LOC133694780 translates to MPFPMKIQPIDYQTLDEPVAHQLESVKPVGKSRLKRLFERQFLRNSAAEKVGAIEESHLKDGCNEFEPSSVCLAKMVQNFIEDSNEKQPSVRCNRNRCNCFNGNCNDSSEDEFDSFGGFGDSNLSSSVEAIEILKSLVLCASVCERNLLADTARVVDKNKMCKRKDDVWRKIVVDGLLGLGYDASICKSRWEKAPSYPAGEYEYIDVIIAGERLLIDVDFRSEFEIARSTKTYKSLLQTLPYIFVGKADRLQKIIAIVSDAAKQSLKKKGMPIPPWRKAEYIKAKWLSPHPRTTPPLSSKETYPKPEKEQTLVQNGIAEIERSCQEKNSVEDDAEMGESVFALSSEGSVAEEEVIAVKEWKPPDVKPKSLQIGIKMVTGLASVIEDEP